The Paraconexibacter algicola genome includes the window CGGCGACCGGCCTGATGACCGCCGAGCTCGTCGCCGCCGGGGCGCGCGTGACCGCGATCGACCGGTCGGTCGGGTACCTCGAGCGCCTCCACGCGCGCGGGCTCCCCGGGGTCGTCACCGCCTGCCGCGACCTCGACGCCGACGCGCTGCCCGCCGGGCCGTTCGACCACGTCGTCGCGACGAACCTCCTGCACGAGCTCGACGACCCCGCCGCGTTCCTGCGCCGCGCCGCCGCGGTCCTGCGGCCCGGCGGACGCGTGCACGTGTCGGTGCCCAACCCGACATCGCTGCACCGCCTCGTCGCGCTGGAGATGGGCCTGCTCGCCGACCTGCACGAGCTGTCCGCGCGCGCCGAGGGCCTGTCCACGCGGCGCATGCTCGACCACGAGACGCTCGCCGCGCACGCGCGCGACGCGGGCCTCGCGGTCGAGGACCGCACCGGGGTCCTCTGCAAGCCGCTCCCCAACGCGCTGATGGAGCAACTGCCCGCCGCGGTCCTCGACGGGCTCGACGCGGTCAGCCACCGCGTCCCCGACCTGTGCGCGATGACGCTGATGAGGCTGCGCCGTGCGTGAGCCCGTGCCGTCCGTCCCGGCCGTCCCCGGACCCGCCCCGCGCGCCGGGCGCGCCCGGGCCGGCACGGTCACCGTGCTCGGCGGCAGCGTCGCCGCCCTGGTCACCGCGGACGCCCTGGCGCGCGCCGGCCGTCCGGTCGCGCTGCACCTGCCCGCGCGCGGCGCCGGCGGCGGCTTCGTCGCGCTGCGCCGCGACGGCCGCCGGCTCGAGCTCGGCGTCCGCGCGCTGGAGCTCGGCTACGAGGACGATCCCGCCGAGGCCCCGCCGCTCGCCGCGTACGACCCCGGGTTCGGCGGCCACCGCGCGTACACGCCGCTCGTGCGCCGCTGGGTCCAGGAGCTCGTCGGCGACCGGCTCGTCCCGCTGCCCGCCCCGCAGCTCGTGCTCGACGGCCGCCGCCACCCGGACGTGCACTTCACCGTCGACCTGCACGGGCTGCCCGCGCTGCTCGGACCGCGCCGCACCGCGCGCGTCGCCCGCGGCGCAGCCGCCGCGATCGCGCAGCACGGGGCCCGCGGGATCATGCCCGACGCCCACCCGGACCTGACGCTCGCGAGCGCGTCGCTGGCCAACCACGGCACGACGTTCCACGAGACGCTGATCGCGCCGCTGGCCGACAAGTTCCTCGCCGACGGCGCCCGGCGCACGCTCGCGACGTGGCGACGGAAGGTCTGGATGCCGCTGTTCTGGCCCGCGACGCTGCTGGAGGCGTGCAGGCCCGACGGGCCCGCGTTCCGGCCGCAGCGACGCTTCGAGACCGTCGCCGACACGCCCGGGCCCGAGGGTCCCGACGGCGGTCCCGGCGCGG containing:
- a CDS encoding class I SAM-dependent methyltransferase; protein product: MSSADYTAIYDPDVDFDARYTLATAARIVPHLGAGEHVLEAGAATGLMTAELVAAGARVTAIDRSVGYLERLHARGLPGVVTACRDLDADALPAGPFDHVVATNLLHELDDPAAFLRRAAAVLRPGGRVHVSVPNPTSLHRLVALEMGLLADLHELSARAEGLSTRRMLDHETLAAHARDAGLAVEDRTGVLCKPLPNALMEQLPAAVLDGLDAVSHRVPDLCAMTLMRLRRA